A stretch of the Bacillus anthracis str. Vollum genome encodes the following:
- a CDS encoding PhoH family protein: protein MDKIYVLDTNVLLQDPLSIFSFETNEVVIPAVVLEEVDSKKRYMDEVGRNARYVSKLIDKFREIGKLHESIPLENGGTFRIELNHRSFVQLQDIFVEKTNDNRILAVAKNLSLEEQEKENGKSVILVSKDVLVRVKADAIGLKAEDYLSDRVIEVENIYSGFLEGYISKEQLDYFYEKGELPLSEIANHPFYPNQFVVMKDALGGSSSALGIVDHLGKKVKKLIFHNEQVWGIRPRNVQQIMGLELLLREDSPLVTLTGKAGTGKTLLALASGLMQTEDLGLYKKLLVARPIVPVGKDIGYLPGEKEEKLRPWMQPIFDNLEYLFNTKKPGELDAILAGMGSIEVEALTYIRGRSIPDQFIIIDEAQNLTKHEVKTILTRVGEKSKIVLMGDPQQIDHPYLDEYNNGLTYVVEKFKEQRISGHVKFVKGERSNLAQLAADLL, encoded by the coding sequence TTGGATAAAATTTATGTGTTAGATACGAATGTACTTTTGCAGGATCCTTTATCTATTTTTTCATTTGAAACCAATGAAGTAGTGATTCCAGCAGTTGTATTAGAAGAGGTTGATTCGAAAAAACGTTATATGGATGAAGTAGGACGAAACGCTCGTTATGTATCTAAGTTAATAGACAAATTTCGTGAAATAGGAAAGCTGCATGAAAGTATTCCGCTAGAAAACGGCGGTACATTTCGTATTGAATTAAATCATCGTTCATTTGTTCAACTACAAGATATTTTTGTAGAAAAAACAAATGATAATCGAATTTTAGCTGTAGCAAAAAATCTATCTTTAGAAGAACAAGAAAAAGAGAACGGGAAGTCTGTTATTTTAGTAAGTAAAGATGTGCTCGTAAGGGTAAAAGCAGATGCAATAGGTTTAAAGGCGGAAGATTATTTAAGTGATCGCGTCATTGAAGTAGAAAATATATATTCCGGATTTTTAGAAGGGTATATATCAAAGGAGCAATTGGATTATTTTTATGAAAAAGGTGAGTTGCCTTTATCTGAAATTGCAAATCATCCTTTTTATCCCAATCAATTTGTAGTAATGAAAGACGCATTAGGGGGATCTAGTTCGGCACTGGGCATTGTAGATCACTTAGGTAAGAAGGTAAAGAAACTTATTTTTCATAATGAACAAGTATGGGGGATACGACCACGAAATGTGCAGCAAATTATGGGGTTAGAATTGTTGCTTCGTGAAGATAGTCCATTAGTAACGTTAACGGGGAAAGCTGGTACAGGAAAAACATTACTAGCGTTAGCTTCGGGGCTCATGCAAACGGAAGATTTAGGACTATACAAAAAACTACTCGTTGCACGGCCAATTGTTCCAGTCGGGAAAGATATCGGTTATTTACCGGGAGAAAAAGAAGAAAAGTTAAGACCGTGGATGCAACCAATTTTTGATAATCTAGAGTATTTATTTAATACGAAAAAGCCAGGAGAGTTAGATGCTATTTTAGCTGGAATGGGTTCGATAGAAGTAGAAGCTCTTACGTATATACGCGGAAGAAGTATTCCAGATCAGTTCATTATAATTGATGAGGCACAAAATCTAACGAAGCATGAAGTGAAAACGATACTAACAAGGGTAGGAGAAAAAAGTAAAATCGTATTAATGGGAGATCCTCAGCAAATTGATCATCCATATTTGGATGAATATAATAACGGTTTAACATATGTTGTAGAAAAGTTTAAAGAGCAACGTATTAGTGGTCATGTGAAGTTTGTTAAAGGTGAGCGATCTAATTTAGCTCAACTAGCCGCAGATTTACTATAA
- a CDS encoding pyridoxamine 5'-phosphate oxidase family protein gives MANVVEPTLTDDLVQTLRKDCIVMVATTDFEKQVPNVSAISWVYAVSKTSIRFAVDQRSRIVENIRHSTGVVLTIMANESVFSISGAGEILTDRMESIPLKLTVIEVNVKEVRDVMFYGAKLATEPTYEKTYDLRAAKKLDNQVLVGMKEL, from the coding sequence ATGGCGAATGTAGTAGAGCCTACATTAACAGATGATTTAGTACAAACGTTGCGTAAAGATTGTATTGTTATGGTAGCAACAACAGATTTTGAAAAACAAGTTCCTAACGTAAGTGCTATTTCTTGGGTGTATGCAGTGAGTAAAACTAGTATTCGATTTGCAGTAGATCAACGTTCACGTATTGTGGAAAATATACGGCATAGTACTGGAGTGGTATTGACTATAATGGCAAATGAATCCGTATTTTCCATAAGTGGTGCAGGTGAAATTTTGACTGATAGAATGGAAAGCATTCCTCTAAAGTTAACTGTAATAGAAGTAAATGTGAAAGAAGTACGTGATGTTATGTTTTATGGTGCGAAACTTGCAACTGAACCAACATATGAAAAAACATATGATCTTCGGGCAGCAAAAAAGCTCGATAACCAAGTGTTAGTAGGAATGAAAGAATTATAA
- a CDS encoding YlaI family protein, which yields MRVKCMICDKKDMLDDENPMAKKLRNRPIHTYMCMECSERIAERTMERHASGNFRLYRDKKVEDDW from the coding sequence ATGAGAGTCAAATGTATGATTTGTGATAAAAAAGATATGTTAGATGATGAAAATCCTATGGCAAAAAAACTGCGTAATCGCCCTATTCATACATATATGTGCATGGAATGTTCGGAACGAATTGCAGAACGTACGATGGAACGTCATGCAAGTGGTAATTTCCGATTATATCGTGATAAAAAAGTCGAAGACGATTGGTAA